One Dromiciops gliroides isolate mDroGli1 chromosome 3, mDroGli1.pri, whole genome shotgun sequence DNA segment encodes these proteins:
- the P3H1 gene encoding prolyl 3-hydroxylase 1, which produces MAWHLWLWLAVAWAGAEAWFWTAADPGTAAATAGLESAEAPDGLFAAGAAAYARGDWAAVVLHMERALRSRAALRALRLRCRSQCAAQHPWEPEPGPGPWAEAEGGRAAAALHDIRFFGRLLRRAACLRRCLGPPAAHTLSEELELEFRKRSPYNYLQVAYFKINKLEKAVAAAHTFYVGNPEHLEMRQNLDYYQTMSGVKEEDFRDLEAKPHMHEFRLGVRLYSEEQPHEAVPHLEAALQEYFVADEECRALCEGPYDYDGYNYLEYNADLFQSITDHYIQVLSCKQSCVTELASHPSREKPFEDFLPSHYNYLQFAYYNIGNYTQAIECAKTYLLFFPNDEVMNQNLAYYTAVLGEEQAQLLSPRENAQRYRHRSLLEKELLFFAYDVFGIPFVDPDTWTPEEVIPKRLQEKQKTERETAVRISQEIGNLMKEIETLVEEKTKEAVDVSLLAREGGPLLYDGISLTMNSRVLNGSQRVVMDGVISDDECRELQRLTNAAATAGDGYRGHTSPHTKSEKFYGVTVFKALKLGQEGKVPLQSAHLYYNVTEKVRRVMESYFRLDTPLYFSYSHLVCRTAIEEAQEDRTDSSHPVHVDNCILNAEALLCIKEPPAYTFRDYSAILYLNGDFDGGNFYFTELDAKTVTAEVQPQCGRAVGFTSGAENPHGVRAVTRGQRCAIALWFTLDPRHSERDRVQADDLVKMLFSPEEVDLSQEQPHQEAQQDPPTSPEKPPSVTKSGNKDEL; this is translated from the exons ATGGCCTGGCATCTGTGGCTGTGGCTGGCCGTGGCCTGGGCGGGGGCTGAGGCCTGGTTCTGGACTGCGGCGGACCCGGGGACGGCGGCTGCGACGGCGGGGCTGGAGTCGGCCGAGGCTCCGGACGGGCTGTTTGCGGCTGGCGCCGCGGCCTACGCGCGCGGGGACTGGGCGGCGGTGGTGCTGCACATGGAGCGGGCGCTGCGCTCCCGGGCCGCGCTCCGCGCCCTGCGCTTGCGCTGCCGCTCTCAGTGTGCTGCTCAGCACCCCTGGGAGCCCGAGCCGGGGCCAGGGCCATGGGCCGAGGCCGAGGGGGGACGGGCCGCGGCCGCCCTGCACGACATACGCTTCTTCGGGCGACTGCTGCGGCGCGCCGCCTGCCTCCGCCGCTGCCTGGGCCCGCCCGCCGCGCACACCCTCAGCGAGGAGCTGGAGCTGGAGTTCCGCAAGCGGAGCCCCTACAACTACCTCCAAGTGGCCTACTTCAAG ATTAACAAGCTGGAGAAGGCTGTCGCCGCCGCACATACCTTCTATGTGGGGAACCCCGAGCACCTGGAGATGCGCCAGAACTTGGACTATTACCAGACCATGTCAGGGGTCAAGGAGGAGGACTTCAGGGACCTCGAGGCCAAACCCCATATG CACGAGTTCCGGCTGGGTGTGCGGCTCTACTCGGAGGAACAGCCCCACGAAGCCGTGCCCCATTTGGAGGCAGCCCTGCAGGAGTATTTTGTGGCAGATGAGGAGTGTCGTGCCCTCTGTGAGGGGCCCTATGACTATGACGGCTACAACTACCTCGAATACAACGCCGACCTCTTCCAGTCCATCACAG ATCATTATATCCAGGTGCTCAGTTGTAAACAGAGTTGTGTTACCGAGCTGGCCTCCCATCCCAGCCGAGAGAAGCCCTTTGAGGATTTCCTCCCGTCTCACTATAATTATCTGCAGTTTGCCTACTACAACA TTGGGAATTATACCCAAGCTATAGAATGTGCCAAGACGTACCTGCTCTTCTTTCCTAACGACGAGGTGATGAACCAGAACCTGGCCTATTACACTGCGGTGCTGGGGGAAGAGCAGGCACAGCTCCTGAGTCCCCGGGAG AATGCCCAGAGATACCGACACCGAAGCCTGTTGGAGAAGGAGCTGCTTTTCTTTGCTTATGATGTGTTTGGAATTCCTTTTGTGGACCCG GACACATGGACCCCGGAGGAGGTGATCCCCAAGAGACTGCAAGAGAAGCAGAA GACAGAACGGGAGACAGCTGTGCGCATTTCTCAAGAGATTGGAAACCTCATGAAGGAGATCGAAACTCTGGTGGAGGAGAAGACAAAAGAGGCTGTGGATGTGAGCCTCCTGGCTCGGGAAG GTGGCCCCTTGCTCTATGACGGAATCAGCCTCACCATGAACTCCAGGGTGTTGAATGGCTCCCAGCGGGTGGTGATGGATGGAGTCATCTCCGATGACGAATGTCGGGAGCTGCAGAGACTCACCAAT GCAGCAGCAACCGCAGGGGATGGCTACCGGGGTCACACTTCGCCCCACACCAAAAGCGAGAAGTTCTATGGTGTCACTGTCTTCAAAGCCCTCAAG CTGGGCCAGGAAGGGAAGGTGCCCCTGCAGAGCGCCCATCTCTACTACAACGTGACCGAGAAGGTGAGGCGAGTCATGGAGTCGTACTTCCGGCTGGACACGCCCCTCTACTTCTCCTACTCCCACCTGGTGTGCCGCACGGCCATCGAAG AAGCCCAGGAAGACAGGACGGACAGCAGCCATCCTGTGCACGTGGACAACTGCATCCTGAACGCTGAGGCCCTGCTATGCATCAAGGAGCCCCCTGCCTATACCTTCCGGGACTACAG TGCTATTCTTTACCTAAATGGGGACTTTGATGGTGGAAACTTTTATTTCACGGAACTCGATGCCAAGACGGTGACG GCAGAAGTACAGCCCCAGTGTGGCAGGGCCGTGGGCTTCACCTCGGGGGCAGAGAACCCGCATGGTGTGAGGGCTGTCACCAGGGGGCAGCGCTGTGCCATCGCTCTGTGGTTCACCCTGGACCCCAGGCACAGTGAGCGG GATCGAGTGCAGGCAGATGACCTGGTAAAGATGCTCTTCAGCCCTGAAGAAGTAGACCTGTCCCAGGAGCAGCCCCATCAGGAGGCTCAGCAGGACCCTCCCACATCCCCTGAAAAGCCTCCCTCCGTGACCAAGTCAGGGAACAAGGACGAGTTATGA
- the C3H1orf50 gene encoding uncharacterized protein C1orf50 homolog, whose translation MAAPEAAVLEEDVVGDVVRAGVGRGTEPLPVAPVECHPGPANPTDPSVPALVSPYHTHRVGNPEDLVELAQQVQKADEFIRANATNKLIVIAEQIRHLQTQARKVLEEAHRDAELHHAACNMVKKPGNIYYLYKRENGQQYFSIISPKEWGASCPHDFLGAYKLQHDLSWTPFDNIGKQDAEISIMDKLLSQQMALPQCTEPNFQGLT comes from the exons ATGGCGGCTCCTGAGGCGGCGGTTTTGGAAGAGGACGTAGTGGGGGACGTGGTGAGGGCCGGGGTGGGCAGGGGGACAGAGCCGTTACCAG TGGCCCCCGTGGAGTGTCACCCCGGCCCCGCCAACCCCACCGACCCCTCTGTCCCGGCCCTCGTGAGCCCCTACCACACCCACCGCGTGGGGAACCCCGAAGACCTCGTGGAGCTCGCCCAGCAGGTGCAGAAG GCTGATGAATTCATCAGAGCAAATGCTACCAACAAGCTGATAGTGATAGCTGAGCAAATCCGGCATTTGCAAACACAGGCCAGGAAG GTATTGGAAGAGGCTCACAGAGATGCTGAATTGCACCATGCAGCTTGTAATATGgtgaaaaaacctggaaatatttacTACCTCTATAAACGGGAGAATGGACAGCAATACTTTTCCATCATCTCACCAAAG GAATGGGGGGCAAGTTGTCCACATGATTTCCTTGGTGCCTACAAGCTTCAGCACGACCTCTCCTGGACTCCATTTGACAACATCGGGAAGCAAGATGCTGAAATCAGCATCATGGACAAGCTTTTGAGCCAACAGATGGCCCTACCCCAATGTACAGAGCCCAATTTTCAGGGCCTCACTTAG